The Chitinophaga caeni genome segment CGCTTGGGGACAGTAAGCGCAATCTTCAGGGCAACCTCCGGTTTTAATGGAGAGTAGTGTACAAACTTGTACTTCCCCCGTGGCCTGGTATTGACGGTGTACTGTTGCCGCTTTATAAAGCAGCTCAAGCAATGGCATGTTATATATATCATTTATTTCTGCCAATGTCCAATCGTGGCGTATTTGCAGATCTTCCATATTCGATAGATTTTTGTTGGATAATAATCCTTACAAGTATAAGAAATTTGTTTTCGGGGTAATATTTAACAAGGAATGATATATCAATAAAATAGTATTCTCGATATCATTTTTCTTCACCATTTCCACCGTTGTATGCATGTATCGCAATGGGATGCTGATCAATGCTGATGGCGTACCGTCATTGGCATAAGCAAAAGCATCGGTATCGGTCCCGGTACTGCGGCTGGTAGCTCTTAGTTGGAACGGTATCTTTTCGTTTTCTGCTGTTTTGATGATCAGGTCTCTTAGTATGTTATGTACAGCTGGCCCGTATGTAATTGCGGGACCGTCGCCACACTTGGTTTCACCTTCGATATTTTTATTGATCATCGGCGTGGTGGTGTCATGTGTAACATCGGTGATGATGGCAACATCTGCTTTGATACGTTTGGCGATCATCTCGGCGCCACGTAACCCTACTTCTTCCTGTACAGCGTTCACAATATATAAACCAAATGGCAATTTTTGCTTATTTTCTTTCAGCATGCGGGCAACTTCCGCGATCATGAAGCCACCGATCCTATTGTCAATAGCGCGGCAGATAAAATAATCGTAGTTTAGTTCATCGAAACCATCTTCAAACGTAATCACGTTGCCGACCTTGATGCCTAGATCCTCTACTTCTTTACGGGATCTAGCGCCGCAATCGATGAAGATATTGTCTACTTTAGGCTGTGGTTCTTTTCCTTCACCGCTTTTTAAACGGGTATGGATCGCGGGCCATCCGAAAACGCCTTTTACCACACCTTTTTCCGTATGGATATGCACCCTTTTGGCAGGAGCGATCTGCTGGTCGGAACCACCGTTACGGATTACGTAAATCAAACCTTCAGGAGAGATGTAGTTAACAAACCAACTAATCTCATCGGCATGAGCCTCGATAACAACCTTGAACGGTGCATCGGGGTTAATAATACCCACCACGGAACCGTAAGGATCCACGATATGTTTATCAATATAAGGCGTCAAATATTTCAACCAAACTTTTTGTCCTGCTTTCTCAAAACCTGTCGGAGCAGCGGTATTGAGATAAGTCTTTAAAAACTCCAAGGATGATTTGTTCAAGATCGATTTCTGTTTCTTTGCCATAGCTCTTCGAATTTTGCGTTACAAATGTAAGTATTCTAAACGAACCCCGGGGTGTAATAGTATTAAGGTTAAAATATGTAAGAATGCAGAAAATGCCATCATCCCGTCTAATACGAAATAATAAACATAATCATTAGTATTTTTTTGCGCAAACTTGCGGATCGTGGCTATAATAATCACGGGAACCAGCAGCGTGGCTACGATCCAAGTAGGGGTATGGGGCAGCAACGAAATTGCTGCGATTCCAGATACCGCCAGGCAAGCAAAATACAACATGAATAGGTGACGGTCATCCATGTAGGTGATTAAGCTCCTGATACCTGCTGCCTTGTCGGGAACCTTATCCCTCCAGTCAAACAGGATGCAGATTGCATAAATTAGGAAAAAGCGGTGTATGTTCAAGGCTAGGAACGGGAGCCATTCCCAATTTCCGGCTATCAATCCGGGTAGCGTAGTGGTTACGTAAGTCCAGACAAATGTTAAGAACAAGGTTTTACCGAAGGCCACCTTTTGTAAATGCCGGGCCAGCGGGTGTGGGATTTTCGGGGCGGAATATAAAAAGGTCATTACCATGGCGATGGCGATCCAGAACCAATGTTGTAATAAGGGTATGACGTAATAGGCCGATGCCAGTCCTCCCAAGATCGTAAAAGCCATTTGCAGCCTTCTCTTTCCCGCGCCCCATTGTATCCGGTGCGATGCATCCAGGCTCACGGGGGTAAGGTACCAGTGAAAGTTATAGCTGCAAAGTGTGGCGAAAAATACAAACTTGTAATAGTCCGTCGCGTCATAATTCAGCGCTAAAAGCACGTTTGTTTGCCAGGTCATGCAGACTGCGCAAATAGCGATGTAGATAGAGCTGAATAATATGAAGTTAAATAATGCCTTGAACATGGCCTTAATTACAATGGTATATTACCATGCTTTTTCCGTGGCATATTGACCACTTTATTTTCCAACATGGCAAATCCTTTTATGAGTTTAATCCTTGCTTGATCCGGTACGATTACTTCATCTATATAACCCTTTTCCGCGGCAAGATAAGGATTGGCGAAACGTTCCGTGTATTCGGCAACCAACTCATTCATCCGTTCTTCCGGGTTAGGGGAAGCATCTATTTCCTTTTTATAAATAATTTCAACGGCTCCTTTTGCGCCCATTACAGCAATTTCTGCCTGGGGAAATGCAAAATTCAAATCAGCACCGATATGCTTGGAATTCATTACGCAATATGCGCCGCCGTATGCCTTGCGCGTGGTAAGCGTTAATTTAGGTACGGTGGCTTCACAAAGGGCGTATAAAAGCTTGGCGCCGTTGGTGATGATCCCGTTCCATTCCTGGTCTGTTCCCGGTAAGAATCCTGGAACATCTACTAATACCAGCAAAGGTATATTGAAGGAATCGCAAAAACGTGTGAACCTGGCGCCTTTTACAGAAGCCTTGATATCCAACACGCCGGCCAGGTGGGCGGGTTGATTGGCTACAATACCAATGCTGCGGCCTGCAATCCTGGCAAAACCCACGATGATATTTTCTGCATAGTCCTTGTGAACTTCGAAAAAGCTTTCAGCATCTACCAGTTCCTCGATCACCTCTTTCATATCATAGGGCTGATTCGGGTTCGAAGGGATGAGCGTGTTCAAAGCTTTCCTGGATTCATTGCCCGTCGTATACGGGTACATGGGAGCTTTATCTTCGCAGTTTTGCGGGATATAACTTAATAGCTGCTTGATATATTGTATACATTCAATCTCGTTGGAACAAGCGAAGTGGGTCACGCCGCTTTTAGAAGCATGTGTTTGTGCGCCGCCGAGTTCTTCGGAAGTAACTTCTTCATGGGTCACCGTTTTCACGACATTAGGACCTGTAACGAACATATATGAACTATGTTCAACCATCATGATAAAGTCCGTTATAGCAGGTGAATACACTGCACCACCGGCACAGGGGCCCATGATGGCAGATATTTGGGGAATTACTCCCGATGCTTTCGTATTTCTATAAAAAATATCCGCGTAACCACCGAGGCTTACAACGCCTTCTTGGATTCTCGCGCCACCGCTATCGTTCAACCCGATTACCGGGGCGCCGTTTTCTATGGCCAAATCCATCACCTTGCAGATCTTCTCCGCATGGGGTTCTGAAAGGCTACCGCCATACACGGTAAAATCTTGTGAGAATACATATACTAAGCGACCGTTAATTGTTCCATAACCCGTTACTACGCCATCACCAAGAAATTGCTCTTGCTCGGCTGTAATACCTTTATTCCGGTTACGTACTAGCATACCCAATTCTTCGAAAGAACCTTCGTCTAATAGCAGTTGCAAGCGCTCCCTGGCGGTCAGCTTCCCTTTCTTGTGTTGCGAGTCAATACGTACTTGTCCACCGCCTAATTGGGCTGTTGCCACTTGCTGCTGAAGTTGTTCGATTTTATCCATGGTTTTCTAATATGAGGGGTAAAGCTAAAAAATAAAAAGGATACCCATGGAGGTATCCTTTAATAATTTCGGGGATGGGGAAAGATTATAATGAATGGTAAGCCATTTTAGGGGTGGTAATCGTATCGCTGTAATTCCCTTTACGGTCTTTAACGAAGATGTCGAAATAAACGGAATCTACCTCGGGTTGGTTATCCCTGTTGAAATCGATCATGTTTAGATATAAAACCAGCTCGGCATCGATATCTTTACCGCCGTAAACACCGAGTTCCGGCATTTGGTAAGGTTGATAGTTCCTATCTTCCGGAGGATCGAGGAAACGGATTTTTACAAACGCGGAGTCTTCAATGTCCCCGTCTTTATCTTGAATATTGAGCGTGATACCAAATTTATAATCGGAGGGGAAGTCCAATGTCAGCACATCCGTACTAAATTCCTTGAAGGATATCGCCGGTTTTGAATCCCCGCTACTTTCTTTCGAACAAGCTGAAATAACCAAGATCAAGGCTATGGCAAAAAATGAAAGCAATTTCTTCATATAACAAACCTACATTAATTTAGGAAATATCCAAAAGTTTCGTCATCCGTTAATATAACGGCATAACATCGCGTTTGTTACGTGGCAACCGTAGTATTTTTTAAGCTGGCCCTACCTGCTTCCCTTGTAATTTGAACAATTACCCCCGCGAATCACTAACTTTGCCGGCAACCAGGCTAGCATTTTATGAACGAGGCTTTTATCAACAGTATATTTTCTCTCAAGGAGGCGGATTTCGAGGCAGCTGCCTTATCAATTTTCCGTTACCAATACCAGCAGAATGAAATCTACCGGGCCTATACAGATCAATTGCGGGTGAAACCCCCGGAGGTGAAGGAATTGCAGCAAATACCATTTTTACCAATACAATTTTTTAAGACGCACCGGGTTACCTGCGGTTCTTTCGAGCCTGAAGTTTTGTTTGAAAGCAGCGGAACCACGCAAACGGTCAACAGTCAACATCTCGTAAAAGAAGTTCGTATTTATGAAAAGAGTTTCCGCTTAGCGTTTGAACATTTTTATGGGCGGGCTCAAGGCTACAGGGTAATCGGTTTGCTGCCTTCTTACCTCGAAAGGAAACATTCTTCCCTGGTATACATGGTAAAAGATATGATAGAGCAGAGCGCCCACCCGCAAAGCGGTTTCTACTTGTATGAACATGATAAACTGAAGCAGGTATTACAAGATGAACAAACACCGACCTTGTTGATCGGTGTCACCTTCGCATTGTTGGATTTTGCAGATAGCCACCAGGTGCACTTGAAAAATACGATCATCATGGAGACGGGTGGGATGAAAGGTCGCCGGGAAGAATGGACGCGCGACGAGGTACATAGTTTTTTATCCACCCGCTTGGGTGTGCAAACTATTCATTCGGAATACGGTATGACAGAGTTATTGTCCCAAGCATATTCGAAAGGCGGGGGCAAGTTTGAATGCCCCGCTTGGATGAAAGTTTTATTGAGGGATGAAAGTGATCCCCTGGACGCATCTTTGCAACGCCGGTCCGGTGTAATTAACGTGGTAGACTTAGCCAATATTTTTTCCTGCTCATTTATAGCCACGGATGATATCGGTAAGCTACATCCCGGTGGAAGCTTCGAGGTGCTGGGCAGGTTGGATCAATCTGCCTTAAGGGGATGCAGTTTAATGGTTAGTTGATTTAAATTATTTATACATAAAATTACTAATAACATAAAAAACTTTCATAAGTTCGTGTTTTAGAAACACTACACCTATGAAATTACAAACGCTATTAGCGGCTGCCTTGTTTTTGTGTTCCCCGGCGTTGCGTGCGCAGGTGGTAAAGCCTACGAAGGAATTGCCGCAGCAGAAGAAAAGCACTTCCACTCCAGCAAAGAAAAAGCCGATGCCCACGGCATCCCTGAAAACCAGCGAACATGCTAAAGGTTCTAACGCTTCTGAAAATAATACAGCGGCCAAGCATGCCGTGCAGAAATCTTTGGTAATAAGCGGGGATGAATCGATCTATATTGATTCCGCATTTGAATATGATGTCGCTG includes the following:
- a CDS encoding M42 family metallopeptidase; protein product: MAKKQKSILNKSSLEFLKTYLNTAAPTGFEKAGQKVWLKYLTPYIDKHIVDPYGSVVGIINPDAPFKVVIEAHADEISWFVNYISPEGLIYVIRNGGSDQQIAPAKRVHIHTEKGVVKGVFGWPAIHTRLKSGEGKEPQPKVDNIFIDCGARSRKEVEDLGIKVGNVITFEDGFDELNYDYFICRAIDNRIGGFMIAEVARMLKENKQKLPFGLYIVNAVQEEVGLRGAEMIAKRIKADVAIITDVTHDTTTPMINKNIEGETKCGDGPAITYGPAVHNILRDLIIKTAENEKIPFQLRATSRSTGTDTDAFAYANDGTPSALISIPLRYMHTTVEMVKKNDIENTILLIYHSLLNITPKTNFLYL
- a CDS encoding UbiA prenyltransferase family protein, which codes for MFKALFNFILFSSIYIAICAVCMTWQTNVLLALNYDATDYYKFVFFATLCSYNFHWYLTPVSLDASHRIQWGAGKRRLQMAFTILGGLASAYYVIPLLQHWFWIAIAMVMTFLYSAPKIPHPLARHLQKVAFGKTLFLTFVWTYVTTTLPGLIAGNWEWLPFLALNIHRFFLIYAICILFDWRDKVPDKAAGIRSLITYMDDRHLFMLYFACLAVSGIAAISLLPHTPTWIVATLLVPVIIIATIRKFAQKNTNDYVYYFVLDGMMAFSAFLHILTLILLHPGVRLEYLHL
- a CDS encoding acyl-CoA carboxylase subunit beta; translated protein: MDKIEQLQQQVATAQLGGGQVRIDSQHKKGKLTARERLQLLLDEGSFEELGMLVRNRNKGITAEQEQFLGDGVVTGYGTINGRLVYVFSQDFTVYGGSLSEPHAEKICKVMDLAIENGAPVIGLNDSGGARIQEGVVSLGGYADIFYRNTKASGVIPQISAIMGPCAGGAVYSPAITDFIMMVEHSSYMFVTGPNVVKTVTHEEVTSEELGGAQTHASKSGVTHFACSNEIECIQYIKQLLSYIPQNCEDKAPMYPYTTGNESRKALNTLIPSNPNQPYDMKEVIEELVDAESFFEVHKDYAENIIVGFARIAGRSIGIVANQPAHLAGVLDIKASVKGARFTRFCDSFNIPLLVLVDVPGFLPGTDQEWNGIITNGAKLLYALCEATVPKLTLTTRKAYGGAYCVMNSKHIGADLNFAFPQAEIAVMGAKGAVEIIYKKEIDASPNPEERMNELVAEYTERFANPYLAAEKGYIDEVIVPDQARIKLIKGFAMLENKVVNMPRKKHGNIPL
- a CDS encoding LuxE/PaaK family acyltransferase produces the protein MNEAFINSIFSLKEADFEAAALSIFRYQYQQNEIYRAYTDQLRVKPPEVKELQQIPFLPIQFFKTHRVTCGSFEPEVLFESSGTTQTVNSQHLVKEVRIYEKSFRLAFEHFYGRAQGYRVIGLLPSYLERKHSSLVYMVKDMIEQSAHPQSGFYLYEHDKLKQVLQDEQTPTLLIGVTFALLDFADSHQVHLKNTIIMETGGMKGRREEWTRDEVHSFLSTRLGVQTIHSEYGMTELLSQAYSKGGGKFECPAWMKVLLRDESDPLDASLQRRSGVINVVDLANIFSCSFIATDDIGKLHPGGSFEVLGRLDQSALRGCSLMVS